One Nostoc punctiforme PCC 73102 DNA window includes the following coding sequences:
- the rpsG gene encoding 30S ribosomal protein S7 translates to MSRRGVIQRRPVPSDSVYNSRLVSMIIRRIMRHGKKSLAARIVYEALKTIEERTGNGALETFERAVRNATPLVEVKARRVGGATYQVPMEVRSERGTTLALRWLVQYSRSRPGRTMASKLANELMDAANETGNAIRKREETHRMAEANKAFAHYRY, encoded by the coding sequence ATGTCTCGTCGTGGTGTTATTCAAAGGCGCCCAGTTCCGTCTGACTCTGTATATAACAGTCGCCTTGTGAGCATGATTATCAGGCGGATCATGCGTCATGGCAAGAAATCACTTGCCGCACGAATTGTTTATGAAGCATTGAAAACTATTGAGGAACGCACTGGAAATGGTGCTTTAGAAACCTTTGAAAGAGCAGTGCGAAATGCCACACCTTTAGTAGAGGTGAAAGCTAGACGAGTAGGTGGAGCAACCTATCAAGTACCAATGGAAGTGCGTTCAGAACGGGGCACTACCTTAGCACTGCGTTGGTTAGTGCAATATTCCCGGTCTAGACCAGGCCGGACAATGGCAAGCAAATTGGCAAATGAGTTAATGGATGCTGCTAACGAAACTGGCAATGCAATTCGGAAACGCGAAGAAACGCACCGGATGGCGGAAGCTAACAAAGCATTTGCCCACTATCGTTATTAA